Proteins from a genomic interval of Shewanella seohaensis:
- a CDS encoding FMN-binding glutamate synthase family protein, producing MQELNWFMWGLDLFSGLFLILIGLGALAVVYMYIADKLQTKQAVRHNYPVIGRFRYLFEKQGEFFRQYFFAQDREELPFNRAERSWVYRAAKNVDRTIAFGSTRPLDSTGAIMFMNTAFPTQDEDITPILPQTIGPHCREPYTTKAICHISAMSFGALSRPAVTALSHGAAQAGCWLNTGEGGLSPYHLKGGCDLVFQIGTAKYGVRNEHGHLDDDKLKEIAAHPEVKMFEIKMSQGAKPGKGGILPGIKVTEEIAKIRGIPQGHDSISPNGHIEFKNVADILDMIARVREVTGKPTGIKAVLGDVQWLEDFCDEIERRGEASAPDFFTLDSADGGTGAAPQPLMDYVGLPLKESLPILVNILIQRGLRKRIKVIASGKLIVPSRVAWALALGADFIASARGNMFALGCIQALQCNKDTCPTGITTHNKKLQQGLAPRDKSTRVANYNHNLHHDLALIAHSCGVTEPRQLKPSHVRIVLESGLSVSLDKYYSHINQ from the coding sequence ATGCAAGAACTCAATTGGTTTATGTGGGGACTGGATCTCTTCTCAGGACTCTTTTTAATTCTCATTGGTTTAGGCGCCCTCGCTGTCGTCTATATGTACATCGCCGACAAGCTACAAACCAAACAGGCCGTGCGCCACAACTACCCTGTGATAGGTCGCTTTCGGTATTTATTTGAGAAACAAGGTGAGTTTTTTAGACAATATTTTTTCGCACAGGACAGGGAAGAATTGCCCTTTAACCGCGCCGAGCGGAGCTGGGTATATCGCGCCGCGAAAAATGTCGACAGAACCATCGCCTTTGGGTCGACACGCCCACTAGACAGCACGGGCGCCATCATGTTTATGAATACCGCCTTTCCGACTCAAGATGAAGATATCACTCCAATTCTGCCTCAAACCATTGGCCCCCATTGCCGTGAGCCTTACACCACTAAGGCCATTTGCCATATCTCCGCCATGAGCTTCGGCGCCCTATCACGCCCTGCCGTCACCGCCTTATCCCACGGCGCAGCGCAGGCGGGATGTTGGTTAAATACCGGTGAAGGTGGCTTAAGTCCTTATCATTTAAAAGGTGGCTGCGACTTAGTCTTTCAAATTGGTACCGCTAAATATGGTGTACGTAATGAGCACGGCCATTTAGACGATGACAAGCTCAAAGAGATCGCCGCACACCCTGAAGTTAAAATGTTTGAAATCAAAATGAGCCAAGGCGCCAAACCAGGCAAGGGCGGTATCTTACCGGGAATCAAAGTCACCGAGGAGATCGCCAAAATTCGCGGTATCCCGCAGGGCCATGATTCCATAAGCCCCAATGGTCATATCGAGTTTAAAAATGTGGCTGACATTCTGGATATGATTGCCAGAGTGCGTGAGGTCACGGGTAAACCCACCGGCATTAAGGCCGTACTTGGGGACGTGCAATGGCTCGAAGATTTTTGCGATGAAATTGAGCGCCGTGGCGAAGCATCCGCCCCGGACTTTTTTACCTTAGACAGTGCCGATGGCGGCACAGGCGCCGCCCCTCAACCCTTAATGGATTATGTGGGACTGCCACTCAAGGAAAGCCTGCCCATACTGGTGAATATCTTAATTCAGCGTGGGCTACGTAAACGCATTAAAGTGATCGCCTCGGGTAAACTCATAGTGCCATCGCGGGTGGCTTGGGCGCTGGCCTTAGGTGCGGACTTTATCGCCTCAGCCCGTGGCAATATGTTTGCCCTCGGATGTATTCAAGCACTGCAATGCAACAAAGATACCTGTCCAACGGGTATCACGACTCACAATAAGAAACTCCAGCAAGGTCTTGCTCCTAGAGATAAATCGACGCGTGTCGCCAACTATAACCATAACCTGCACCACGATTTAGCCTTGATAGCCCACTCCTGCGGTGTGACAGAGCCAAGACAACTCAAGCCATCCCATGTGAGGATTGTACTCGAGAGCGGTTTGTCGGTTTCATTGGATAAGTACTATTCCCATATCAATCAATAA
- a CDS encoding glutathione S-transferase, whose translation MKLLCSLASPYARCVRTLIRYLGIKDIEEVLVNPMENTAELLDVNPLGQIPCLITNDGVPIFDSEVIMRYLDAELGEQQMFGGQVNNWVLQCQYSMIKGLIDSAVKLRQEQMREEEGVRSAFWTSRFEQALLRGLMQMEHQSVITQATIQAPQLALICLLDYVDFRHPELDWRKVAPATSLWFSEMRDLPAFVETRPA comes from the coding sequence ATGAAGTTGCTCTGCTCCCTCGCTTCACCCTATGCTCGCTGTGTTCGCACATTAATCCGTTATTTAGGGATTAAGGATATCGAAGAAGTCTTAGTCAATCCGATGGAAAACACCGCCGAGCTGCTCGATGTTAACCCGCTTGGGCAGATCCCTTGCCTCATCACCAACGATGGTGTGCCTATCTTCGATAGCGAAGTGATTATGCGCTATTTAGACGCCGAATTAGGTGAGCAGCAGATGTTCGGTGGCCAAGTGAATAATTGGGTATTACAGTGCCAATATTCGATGATCAAAGGTCTTATCGATAGCGCAGTAAAATTGCGCCAAGAACAAATGCGTGAAGAGGAAGGGGTAAGATCGGCCTTTTGGACATCGCGTTTTGAGCAAGCGCTGCTGCGTGGTTTGATGCAAATGGAACATCAGAGCGTGATCACTCAGGCAACGATTCAGGCGCCACAATTAGCCTTAATTTGCTTATTAGATTATGTGGATTTCAGACATCCAGAGCTTGATTGGCGTAAAGTGGCTCCCGCGACCTCGCTCTGGTTTAGTGAGATGCGCGATCTCCCAGCGTTTGTGGAAACTCGCCCAGCGTAA
- a CDS encoding tetratricopeptide repeat protein produces MIQLRTISSGIFCSLLLLLLWGCSSTAPKPNDDEIDALLADSLFKSVSNIPSVEDIFSLPPSVATDVRRAYDRYSLSTKNPVAVHEWLASYINANQLGGHSDFHYQDNLTQTASETYAQRAGNCMSLVVMTSALADVFKIGTEFQDIAIEPVWDKQGEFYLINGHVNLRLLPAESVHTVYVSAHAILVDFMPERALRGYNKVQINRQTLTSMFYNNMAAESLVEGDLDRAYALIKAGLKSGHFIPALNTLAVIYRHKGDEKRAEQVYRYALKYDADDMTTLYNLAVILGEQGRLEEWAQVNKVLELARIRNPYYYYDMGEQAYDEHQYSEALAWYQRAVDKADYRHEFFFGLSRTYWALGDEKRAKLNMEKAMALSREATDKHRYQAKLQAMQQH; encoded by the coding sequence ATGATACAACTGCGCACCATCTCTAGCGGTATATTCTGCTCATTATTACTTTTACTATTATGGGGTTGTAGCTCGACTGCCCCCAAACCAAATGATGATGAGATAGATGCCCTATTGGCAGATTCGTTATTTAAATCTGTCAGCAATATTCCTAGTGTCGAGGATATTTTCAGCCTTCCGCCCTCGGTTGCAACCGATGTCCGGCGCGCCTACGACCGCTACAGCTTATCGACTAAAAACCCCGTCGCGGTGCATGAATGGTTAGCCAGTTATATCAATGCCAATCAGCTCGGCGGCCACAGCGATTTTCACTATCAAGATAATTTGACTCAAACCGCCAGCGAAACCTACGCCCAGCGCGCGGGGAATTGTATGTCGCTGGTGGTGATGACATCGGCACTCGCGGATGTGTTTAAAATTGGCACTGAGTTTCAGGATATTGCGATTGAACCCGTATGGGACAAACAGGGCGAGTTTTATCTGATTAACGGCCATGTCAATCTACGCTTGCTACCCGCCGAGAGCGTGCACACTGTGTATGTGTCGGCCCATGCAATTCTGGTCGACTTTATGCCCGAGCGCGCCCTGCGAGGCTACAACAAAGTGCAAATCAATCGCCAGACCTTAACCAGTATGTTCTATAACAATATGGCCGCCGAATCCTTGGTCGAAGGGGATTTAGACCGCGCCTATGCGCTGATTAAAGCGGGCTTAAAATCAGGACACTTTATTCCAGCGCTCAACACCTTAGCCGTGATTTATCGCCACAAGGGCGATGAAAAGCGGGCCGAGCAAGTCTATCGCTATGCACTCAAATATGATGCCGATGATATGACGACGCTCTATAACTTGGCGGTGATTTTAGGTGAGCAGGGCCGTTTGGAAGAGTGGGCACAGGTCAATAAAGTGCTGGAGTTAGCGCGTATTCGTAATCCTTATTACTACTACGATATGGGTGAGCAGGCCTATGACGAGCACCAATACAGCGAGGCGCTCGCTTGGTATCAAAGGGCCGTGGATAAAGCCGATTATCGCCATGAGTTTTTCTTTGGCCTGTCACGCACCTATTGGGCGCTGGGGGATGAAAAGCGCGCCAAACTCAATATGGAAAAAGCCATGGCTCTAAGCCGCGAAGCCACAGATAAACATCGCTATCAGGCAAAACTGCAGGCCATGCAGCAACATTAA
- the aroG gene encoding 3-deoxy-7-phosphoheptulonate synthase AroG, whose translation MYYQNDDVRINEVKELLPPIAILERFPASENAAATVFNARQSIHNILARQDDRLLVVIGPCSIHDPKAALEYGQRLVALRERYQDQLEVVMRVYFEKPRTTVGWKGLINDPYMDNSFKLNDGLRTARKLLVDLNDSGMPTAGEFLDMITPQYVADMMCWGAIGARTTESQVHRELASGLSCPVGFKNGTDGTIKVAIDAIGAANAPHHFLSVTKFGHSAIVSTKGNPDCHIILRGGREPNYSASHVAQISEQLKKAKLVDNIMIDFSHANSSKQYQRQMDVANDVAEQVAAGNKAIFGVMVESHLVEGRQDLIEGQALCYGQSITDACIGWDDTEGLLDVLNQSVIARRQRV comes from the coding sequence ATGTATTACCAAAATGATGACGTTCGCATTAATGAAGTCAAAGAGTTACTTCCACCTATTGCGATTCTAGAACGATTTCCTGCCTCCGAAAACGCTGCTGCAACTGTGTTTAACGCCCGTCAAAGCATTCATAACATTCTTGCCCGCCAAGATGATCGTTTGTTAGTGGTCATTGGTCCTTGCTCAATTCACGATCCTAAGGCCGCATTGGAATATGGCCAGCGACTGGTTGCGCTCAGAGAACGTTATCAAGATCAGCTCGAAGTGGTGATGCGTGTTTATTTTGAAAAGCCGCGTACTACAGTGGGTTGGAAGGGGCTCATCAACGATCCTTATATGGATAACAGCTTCAAGCTGAACGATGGTTTACGTACCGCGCGTAAACTTTTAGTCGATTTGAATGACTCTGGCATGCCTACCGCAGGTGAGTTTCTCGATATGATCACTCCGCAATATGTGGCGGATATGATGTGCTGGGGCGCGATTGGTGCGCGCACCACAGAATCGCAGGTGCACCGTGAATTAGCTTCTGGGTTATCTTGCCCTGTAGGCTTTAAAAATGGCACTGACGGCACGATCAAGGTGGCGATTGATGCTATCGGCGCCGCGAATGCGCCGCACCACTTCTTATCGGTAACCAAATTTGGCCATTCGGCGATTGTGTCGACCAAAGGTAATCCTGATTGCCATATCATTTTGCGTGGCGGCCGTGAGCCTAATTACAGTGCCAGCCATGTTGCGCAGATCAGCGAACAACTGAAAAAGGCCAAGCTTGTCGATAACATTATGATCGACTTTAGCCATGCCAATAGCAGCAAACAATATCAACGCCAGATGGATGTCGCGAACGATGTGGCCGAGCAAGTGGCCGCGGGTAATAAGGCAATTTTCGGTGTGATGGTTGAAAGCCACTTAGTGGAAGGTCGCCAAGATCTGATTGAAGGCCAGGCGTTATGTTATGGCCAGAGTATTACGGATGCCTGTATTGGCTGGGATGATACCGAGGGTCTGTTAGATGTGTTAAATCAGAGCGTTATTGCACGCCGCCAGCGGGTCTAA
- a CDS encoding ferredoxin--NADP reductase, with protein MWTRGRVIERIDWSDKLFSLRIAAELAPFIPGQFIKLSQLQDDKRVARAYSLVNSPDKPYAEILAVAVEEGQLSPQLQNLAIGDEIEITPTATGFMTLDEIPKGEGQGRHLWLLATGTAVGPFLSMLDTAEPWQRFEKVVLVYGVREAKDLAYLDKLKAYSVQYPDQFILCLTVTREKLDDALQCRIPDGLVSGEIEAKVGLALSAADSQVMICGNPGMISGAQAALLDKGLAKNLRRAPGQITVEKYW; from the coding sequence ATGTGGACTAGGGGACGTGTTATTGAACGTATTGATTGGAGTGATAAATTATTTTCGCTGCGGATAGCGGCCGAACTGGCGCCCTTTATTCCGGGTCAATTTATTAAACTCAGTCAGCTGCAAGATGATAAGCGTGTCGCTAGAGCCTATTCCCTGGTTAATTCCCCCGATAAACCCTATGCCGAAATCTTGGCTGTGGCCGTAGAAGAGGGCCAGTTATCCCCACAATTACAAAATCTTGCCATCGGGGATGAAATCGAGATCACCCCCACAGCCACAGGCTTTATGACTTTAGATGAGATCCCTAAGGGGGAAGGGCAAGGCCGTCACTTATGGCTGTTAGCCACGGGCACGGCCGTGGGGCCATTCTTATCTATGCTCGATACAGCCGAGCCTTGGCAGCGTTTCGAAAAAGTCGTACTCGTCTATGGTGTCCGCGAAGCTAAAGATTTAGCTTACCTTGATAAATTAAAGGCTTATTCGGTGCAATATCCTGATCAGTTTATCCTGTGTTTAACCGTCACCCGTGAAAAGCTTGACGATGCACTGCAATGTCGTATCCCCGATGGCTTAGTCTCGGGAGAGATTGAAGCTAAAGTCGGTTTAGCGCTCAGCGCGGCGGATTCACAGGTAATGATTTGTGGTAATCCGGGGATGATCAGTGGCGCACAGGCCGCGTTGCTCGACAAGGGACTCGCAAAGAATTTACGCCGCGCTCCGGGACAAATTACCGTCGAGAAGTATTGGTAA
- a CDS encoding DUF5610 domain-containing protein — protein MEINNPAQVQTPSTPHKKYADNAAANSEKTKNVEAPGKQTAYQTSKQLMNQAILSAQEEVSLKSGDQSMALLYRAAIEAIDKELAPSMGPNATQTNYDNQVDYSPEATADRIVSFATQFFSIHQQQNSNMSLNDQLDSFMGIIGGAIDNGFKEARDILSGLKVLQGDIADGVDKTYGLVQEGLQAFRDSFNKKPDETQMASA, from the coding sequence ATGGAAATCAACAACCCTGCACAGGTACAGACTCCTTCTACGCCCCATAAGAAGTATGCTGACAATGCCGCTGCTAATAGTGAAAAGACGAAAAATGTGGAAGCGCCCGGCAAACAGACTGCATACCAAACCAGTAAGCAGCTAATGAACCAGGCTATTTTGTCGGCACAGGAAGAAGTGAGTCTAAAATCCGGTGATCAATCCATGGCGTTACTTTATCGCGCGGCAATTGAAGCGATAGATAAAGAATTAGCGCCTTCGATGGGGCCAAATGCGACTCAAACTAACTATGACAATCAGGTCGATTATTCTCCCGAGGCGACGGCCGATAGGATTGTGAGTTTTGCGACGCAATTTTTTAGCATTCACCAACAGCAAAATTCGAATATGAGTCTAAATGATCAGCTCGACAGTTTTATGGGCATCATAGGTGGCGCTATCGATAATGGCTTTAAGGAGGCGCGAGATATTTTGTCTGGCCTTAAAGTGCTGCAAGGGGATATCGCCGATGGCGTCGATAAAACCTATGGATTGGTGCAAGAGGGATTGCAGGCCTTCCGAGATAGCTTCAATAAGAAACCAGATGAGACACAAATGGCTAGCGCATAA
- a CDS encoding SixA phosphatase family protein, translated as MAIPQWLTAVTHSLRINSFNAPRLLHTQLLGLLLFTSIGLSANNQAFADNRLIILVRHAEKAEAPAGDPTLSDDGHARALALVSALQRTQISQLIATQYQRTQQTLLPMSAERHLPITVVAAEKLIEVHIQQIVEQVHAVKGNSLIAGHSNTVPLIIKALGGPEIPTIAEDDYSQLFLLSIHDGQPASLISTRYGHE; from the coding sequence ATGGCAATTCCCCAATGGTTAACAGCTGTTACCCACTCCTTACGCATCAACAGCTTCAATGCCCCTCGGCTATTACACACTCAGCTGTTAGGCCTGTTACTCTTTACTAGCATTGGACTCAGCGCCAACAATCAAGCTTTTGCCGATAATCGATTGATTATTTTGGTGAGACATGCCGAAAAAGCCGAAGCTCCAGCAGGCGATCCTACACTTTCAGATGATGGCCATGCACGTGCCCTCGCGCTGGTTAGCGCCTTGCAAAGGACACAGATCTCGCAACTGATCGCGACCCAATATCAAAGAACCCAGCAAACCTTATTGCCTATGTCTGCGGAGCGGCATTTACCCATTACCGTGGTCGCAGCAGAAAAACTAATCGAAGTCCATATTCAGCAGATAGTTGAACAAGTACATGCCGTTAAAGGTAACAGCTTAATCGCGGGGCATTCCAATACCGTCCCACTGATCATCAAGGCCCTTGGCGGCCCTGAAATCCCCACCATCGCAGAAGATGATTACAGCCAGCTGTTTTTACTCTCCATCCATGATGGACAGCCAGCGAGCCTTATCTCCACCCGTTATGGACACGAATAG
- a CDS encoding Fe(3+) ABC transporter substrate-binding protein, whose amino-acid sequence MKWVTCAALLGLMSVANSASADETLTVYSYRQPFLVEPILKRFTEETGIGVNFVFAKDGIAERIAREGRLSPADLVLTSDFSRLVELVDKDLTAPVKSEQLNSNIPAQYRDPDGQWYALTMRVRNLYTAKDRLGPQAISYEELADPKYKGKICTRSGKHPYNIALVASMIAHHGEADTKTWLQGVKTNLARKPQGNDRAQVKAVKEGLCDIAIGNSYYYGNMLQDPEQKSWAEAVVINFPNQADRGAHVNVSGMVLTRHAPNKDNAIKLMEFLSADVAQKAYAEVNMEYPVKADVAPSTLVASWGEFKSDQLPIFKLAEYHQAAVKLLDEVQFDL is encoded by the coding sequence ATGAAATGGGTAACTTGTGCCGCTTTACTTGGGTTAATGTCGGTTGCGAATTCGGCTAGCGCTGATGAGACATTAACCGTTTACTCCTACCGTCAGCCGTTTCTGGTTGAACCTATTCTGAAGCGCTTTACGGAGGAAACGGGCATTGGGGTCAATTTTGTCTTTGCGAAAGACGGTATTGCCGAGCGTATCGCCCGCGAAGGCCGTTTATCCCCTGCGGATTTAGTGTTAACTTCAGATTTCTCTCGCTTGGTTGAATTGGTCGACAAAGACCTGACGGCTCCCGTGAAAAGTGAGCAGCTCAATAGCAATATCCCCGCGCAATACCGCGATCCCGATGGACAATGGTATGCCTTAACGATGCGTGTGCGTAATCTCTATACGGCAAAAGATCGCCTCGGCCCACAAGCCATCAGCTACGAAGAGTTGGCCGATCCTAAGTACAAAGGCAAGATCTGTACGCGCAGTGGTAAGCACCCTTATAACATCGCCTTAGTGGCGTCTATGATCGCCCACCACGGTGAGGCCGACACTAAGACTTGGTTGCAAGGTGTGAAAACCAACTTAGCACGCAAGCCTCAAGGTAACGATAGGGCGCAGGTGAAGGCGGTTAAAGAGGGCTTATGTGATATCGCCATTGGTAACAGCTACTACTATGGCAATATGCTGCAAGATCCAGAGCAAAAGAGCTGGGCAGAGGCAGTGGTGATTAACTTCCCGAACCAAGCCGATCGCGGTGCCCATGTGAACGTTTCTGGTATGGTGCTCACTCGCCATGCGCCGAATAAAGACAATGCAATCAAGTTGATGGAGTTTCTGTCTGCGGATGTGGCACAAAAAGCCTATGCCGAAGTGAACATGGAGTATCCAGTCAAAGCCGATGTCGCGCCTTCAACCTTGGTCGCCTCTTGGGGCGAGTTTAAATCCGACCAATTACCGATTTTCAAACTGGCGGAATACCATCAAGCGGCGGTGAAACTGTTAGATGAAGTTCAGTTCGATCTCTAG